Below is a window of Cytophagaceae bacterium DNA.
TGTAAATAACCCAATTGCTCAGGCATATTATACAAAAAACAATCTGGTAGTTCCGATGAAGTCTAATCTGCCGGGAACGTTGGATTTTGTAGTGGAAGAGGCGATTTTCGAAGCTTTGAATCATGATTTTGGATGGAATGAAGGAGTAAGTAGGTTATATTCAGTGCTGGCACAGGATTTGGTTTATCAAAAACCTGAAAAAAATGTATTGTTTCTTGAAAATCATGACCATCACCGATTCTTTTCTGTCATCGGTGAAGACTATGAAAAGTATAAAATGGGTATTACCTGGCTATTAACGCTTCGTGGAATTCCGCAGTTTTATTACGGAACTGAGATTTTAATGAAAAATTTCAAGAATCCTTCGGATGCAGAGGTAAGACGTGACTTCCCTGGTGGGTGGAAAGGAGATTCTTTGAATAAATTTGAGGCGAAGGATAGAACTGCCGCAGAGAATCAGGCGTTTGACTTTGTGAAAAAATTGGCCAATTATCGTAAAAACTCTGAGGCAATTGCCAAAGGAAAATATACACAGTTTGTGCCAAGAGATGGAGTTTTTGTTTATTTCAGACATACTGAAAAGCAGGTTTTAATGGTTATTTCTAACACATCAAAGGAAAAGAAAACAATTGAAACTGACCGTTTTGCTGAAGTAATCAAAAACAAAAAAGCTGGAAATGACATTATTTCCGGAAAAGAATTTAATGATATTTCTAAAATAGAAATAGAAGCCAACCAAGTGTTGGTTTTGGAATTAAAGTAAATGTCACACTGAGCTTGTCGAAGTGAAATTAAGCAAATTATAAAACTTCGGGATGATCAATTTGATAAAATATTAAAAACATTTACCAAAGAAAAATGAAAATAAAAGCATTCCTGTTTGATCTGGATGGAGTGATAGTGGATACTGCTGTTTTCCATTACCAGGCCTGGAAAAAAATGGCAAATAGTCTTGGGTTTGACATTGATGAGGAATTCAATGAAACTTTGAAGGGAATCAGCCGAATGGATTCCTTAAACGCAATATTAAAACATGGGAATCTGGAGATTTCAGAAGAACAGAAACTGGAATTAGCCGCCAGAAAAAATGCAGACTACCTTGAACTGGTCAATACCATGACTCCGGCAAATATCTTACCGGGAGTTTCAAGCTTTCTTGCCGAAGCCAGAGAGATGGGTGTAAAAATCGCATTAGGATCTGCCTCAAAAAATTCAAATCTTATTCTGGAAAAAATCGGAGTAAAACCACTTTTTGATGCGATAATCGATGGCAACCAGGTTTCAAAGAGCAAACCTGATCCCGAAGTTTTCGTAAAAGGAGCTCAATCTTTAGGTTTTGAGAACGAAAGTTGTATTGTTTTTGAAGATGCCTTCGCAGGAGTTGAAGCAGCCAAAGCCGCAAATATGAAAGCTGTTGGAATCGGTAGTCCGAAAGTTTTATTTAATGCAGACATCGTTATAAGCAGTTTTGAAGGACATTCCGTGTCCGAATTTTTAAATTTGTAAATTCATTTATATAAATATTATTCCAATGAAAAACTATATTAAGCATGATGAATGGAAGATAATCGAGGAAGGATTTCATGCTGAATACAATGAAGTAACCGAAAGTCTCATGAGCCTTGGGAACGGTCGTATGGGCCAGAGGGGAAATTTTGAAGAGACATTTTCAGGTCATTCTTTACAGGGAAATTATGTTGCGGGAGTATGGTTTCCCGACAAAACACGGGTTGGCTGGTGGAAAAACGGGTATCCTGATTATTTCGCCAAAGTAATCAATGCGGCCAACTGGGTGGGTATTGAAGTGAAAATTGGTGAAATTGTAGTTGATCTGGCAAAATCCAAAATAGAACATTTCTATCGGGAATTGGACATGAAAACAGGGGTTTTAAGCCGTGATACTACCATTGAAACCGAGGATGGGAAAAGGATTAGGATTCAGTCTTCAAGGTTTTGTTCAATGGCTAACGATGAAGCCGGTGTAATTAAATATCAGGTTACTCCATTGAATTTTTCAGGAGAAATTACCTTCAAACCATTTATTGATGGTGATATTTCAAACAAAGATTCAAATCATGGAGAGAAGTTTTGGGAGGAAATCGACAAAGAGACCCATTTTGCAGAGGCATATCTTACCCTTCAAACCAAAAAATCACCCTGGGCTTCTGTTCCGCAGTTTCAGGTGTGCACCGGCATGAAATTTTCTGTTTTAAAAGATGATAAAGAAATAACATTCAGTTCTTTACCTATAAAGCTAGAAAAATATGTAGCTTGTGAAACGAAAATTTCCGCCACAGAAGGGGAGACAATTACCATTTTTAAATATGCGGTTAATCTGTCCTCTGAAAACCACCAGGTAGAGAAACTTGCGGTGAATTCAAAAACCTATCTTGAAAAAATTACGAAAATAGGATATGAAGATTTACTGGCTGCACATGTTGCATCGTGGGAAGAAAAATGGAACCGCAATGACATCATAATAAAAGGTGATGTTTCGGCTCAGCAAGGTATTCGTTTCAACATTTTCCATTTGCAACAAACCTATACCGGACAAGACGCCAGATTAAACATTGGTCCCAAAGGATTTACAGGAGAAAAATATGGCGGAGTGACTTATTGGGATACCGAGGCTTATTGTATTCCATTTTACTTGTCCGCAGCTGATTCATCGGTGGCTCGTAATCTTTTGGTTTATAGATATAATCATTTGCAAAAAGCCATTGAGAATGCCCAAAAGTTGGGTTTCAAAGATGGAGCCGCTCTGTATCCGATGGTAACTATGAACGGAGAGGAGTGTCACAATGAATGGGAGATTACTTTCGAAGAAATCCATAGAAATGGGGCCATTGCCTATGCCATTTATGACTATATTAATTATACAGGTGATGAGAAATATCTGAACGAATATGGACTGGAGGTACTAATTGGCATTTCTAGATTCTGGTCGCAACGTATCACCTGGTCAGAAAATCTGAAAAAATATGTGATGCTGGGTGTTACCGGACCCAATGAATATGAAAACAACGTAAACAACAACTGGTACACCAATTACCTGGCGGTTTGGACTTTGAAATACACGCTGGAATCTTTGCAAAAAGTAAAAGCAGAACTTACTGACTTTGACAGGATTGCAAACAAAATATCTTTTTCAGAAGAAACAGAAACCTCAAGGTGGTCGCATATTATCGAAAATATGCATTTTCCGTATGATGAATCTAAAGAAGTCTATTTACAACAGGATGGATTTTTGGATAAAGAGTTATTGACAGTAGATCAAATCACTGAACACCGGCCAATCAACCAAAAATGGTCCTGGGACCGTATTTTGAGGTCGTGTTTCATCAAGCAGGCTGACGTTTTGCAAGGTTTATATTTCTTTGAAGACGATTTTGATCTGGATACACATCGTCGAAATTTTGATTTCTATGAGCCTATGACCGTGCATGAATCATCCCTTTCGCCTTGTGTACATACCATTTTGGCCACAAAACTCGACAAAATGGACAAAGCCAATGAAATGTACCTGAGAACTTCCAGATTAGATATTGACGATTATAATAATGATACCGAAGACGGCCTTCATATCACTTCTATGGCAGGAACATGGATGTCGGTAGTGAAAGGTTTTGGCGGAATGAGAGTAAAAAATGGTGAAATTTTCCTTGATCCAAAATTGCCACAACAATGGGAAGGTCTCTCATTCAGAGTTGGAATTCAGAAAAATTTACTCGAAATCAAAATAAGCCAGTCTGAAATCGAAATTGTTAATCTCACCGGGCCTGATTTCTTATTGAATCTAAAAGGAGAGGAAGTAGTTTCTATTTCGGGCAATACACTTAAAAAACCTCTTTGATTTTAATAATTGAAGTGCTTTTGGTTGCTGATCAATGTTTCGGCGGTCCAAAGCACTTCTTTTTCAAAGTTTTGCGTTCTTTTATCACAATTTTTCACCCTGCAATAATGACAGCAATCAGGTAAACAGGGATCAGAATGAATAAAAAGTTCAACATCATTTACTGTATTTTTTCGCAAAATTTTCTCAAAACCACTCACTTCTTCATGGGCATCTTGCAGGGATAAATAATATGGAAGCGTCAAATGACAATCTATATGTAAGTCAGCTCCATATTTTTTCACCCTAAAATTGTGAATATCAATCCATTCATCCTTTCTGTTTTTCTTTAGGATTTCGATTATTTTTTTCAAAACATCATAGTCAGTTTCATCCATTAATCCCGAAACAGATTTTCTGAAAATCATCACACCATTGTAGATAATATAGAAAGCCATGATGATAGCCAGTATTGGGTCAATAATTTTATAGCCGGTAAATTTCACTGCAAAAAGTCCAATTAATAACACTATGCTACTTACTGTATCGACCAGAAGATGGTGGCCATCAGCTTCTAAAACAATACTATGGAGCTTTTTGCCGTAGTTTATAAGTAAATATCCAACTATTCCATTGATTATAATCACAAAAAAAGTAATTCCCAAACCTGAACTGAGGTTATCAATCCCCACATTGCCTAGTCTAAGGGCATTTATTGCCGGCACCAAAGTCAAAACTCCGGCCATAATTATCAGAAAACCTTCAAGTCCCGATGAAAAAAATTCCACTTTCCCATGCCCGTAAGGGTGATTTTCATCACGGGGAAGTTCACTTAGGTGCAATGAGTATAATGCAAATGAGGCGGCGACAATATTTACAATTGATTCAGCAGCATCGGTAAGAATGGCGTTGGATTTGGTTATTAAATATGCCGAAAACTTCATCGCCATCACAATAAAAGAAACTGTGAGCGAAATAATGATGGCGTTTTTTTTATTCGAAAAAAGTCTTTCGAGCATTTGGATTGAAAAATTTTCCGAAACTACTGCTTTTGACTTAATTTTGAACCATGGAAAGCCAAAAAAACACGTGGAAAAAACTCTCAACTCAAGTGGTCTATGAAAATCCATGGATAGAAGTTGAGCATCATGAAGTACTAAATCCCTCCGGAGGTAACGGAATTTACGGGCAAGTAAATTTTAAAAATATTGCTATCGGAATCATTCCTGTTGATAATGAACTAAATACCTGGTTGGTTGGGCAATTTAGATTTCCTATAGAGGAATATTCTTGGGAAATACCGGAGGGTGGTTGTCCTTTGGGGGAAGACATTCTGGAGGCTGCAAAACGTGAACTGAAAGAAGAAACCGGTTTTTCGGCCGAAAAATATACTATGATTGCCAAAATACATACCTCCAATTCGGTTTGCAGAGAGGTTGGCTATATATTTTTGGCTGAAAATCTTACACAAGGCGATTCCGAGCCTGAAGAGACCGAAGATTTACAAATCAAAAAGATATCCTTAAAAGAGGCTTTTGACCTGGTTATGAATAATCAAATAACCGACTCGCTTTCGGTGGCCGGAATCATGAAAGTGGCAATCTTAAAAGGTCTGGTTTAAATATCCCATTCCGAAATTTTTTCAAGAGCTTTGTAGTCTGTTAAATCATATTTGCAGGGAACAATACTCACGTAATTGTTCTCAATTGCCCAGATATCATTGTCCCGGGCTTCAGATTCCCGATTTACATAGTAACCACCCATCCAATAATAAGGGCGTCCATGAGGGTCTTTTCGGGCATCAAATTCCTCATGCCAGTAGCCATTGGTCTGGCGACAAAATTTGATTCCTTTTATATTTTCATCCTGTTTTTTTGGAATATTTACATTCAAAGCCGTGCCTTCGGGCATTCCATTTTCCAGAACATAGGCGGCAATTTTAGTTAAGAAAGGTCTTGTATGCTCAAAATCAGCATCATAATGGAAATCATCTAATGAAAACCCAATAGAAGGAATTCCTTCAATAGCACCTTCTATGGCTGCCGACATGGTACCGGAGTAAATGACAGAAATCGAAGAATTGGATCCATGGTTGATTCCACTTACCACCAAATCAATTTTTCGGCCATTTAAAAATTCATGTTTAGCAAGTTTTACACAGTCTGCGGGTGTTCCTGAGCATTCAAATGAAGCAATTTCGCCAAAAATGGGCGACTTTTTAATATGTAAAGTGGTATCGACCGTGATGGCATGCCCCATACCGGAATTCGGACTATCGGGTGCAAGAACAAAAACTTCGCCTAGTTTTGACATTTCTTCAATCAGCACTTTTATACCTTTTGAGGTAATTCCATCATCGTTTGTAACCAAAATAAGTGGTTTCTTCATTTTCCTATTTTCTCTGAATATTTCTCCAAATTTACTAATCATTGTTCATTTCCTTCGGAAAATTTTCAGCGATTACTTATTTTTACGAATTAATTTTATCGAGAGAATCTTTTACAATGCACATTGCAATCACAGGAAATATAGGGGCAGGTAAAACCACACTTGCCGAAATGCTGGCAAAACATTACGGTTGGGAGGTATTTTATGAGGCCGTAGATGGAAACCCATATCTGGCTCCTTTTTATGGCGATATGAAAAAATGGTCCTTCCATTTGCAGGTTTATTTTTTAAATAGTCGCT
It encodes the following:
- the surE gene encoding 5'/3'-nucleotidase SurE, which codes for MKKPLILVTNDDGITSKGIKVLIEEMSKLGEVFVLAPDSPNSGMGHAITVDTTLHIKKSPIFGEIASFECSGTPADCVKLAKHEFLNGRKIDLVVSGINHGSNSSISVIYSGTMSAAIEGAIEGIPSIGFSLDDFHYDADFEHTRPFLTKIAAYVLENGMPEGTALNVNIPKKQDENIKGIKFCRQTNGYWHEEFDARKDPHGRPYYWMGGYYVNRESEARDNDIWAIENNYVSIVPCKYDLTDYKALEKISEWDI
- a CDS encoding cation transporter; amino-acid sequence: MLERLFSNKKNAIIISLTVSFIVMAMKFSAYLITKSNAILTDAAESIVNIVAASFALYSLHLSELPRDENHPYGHGKVEFFSSGLEGFLIIMAGVLTLVPAINALRLGNVGIDNLSSGLGITFFVIIINGIVGYLLINYGKKLHSIVLEADGHHLLVDTVSSIVLLIGLFAVKFTGYKIIDPILAIIMAFYIIYNGVMIFRKSVSGLMDETDYDVLKKIIEILKKNRKDEWIDIHNFRVKKYGADLHIDCHLTLPYYLSLQDAHEEVSGFEKILRKNTVNDVELFIHSDPCLPDCCHYCRVKNCDKRTQNFEKEVLWTAETLISNQKHFNY
- a CDS encoding glycoside hydrolase family 65 protein, whose product is MKNYIKHDEWKIIEEGFHAEYNEVTESLMSLGNGRMGQRGNFEETFSGHSLQGNYVAGVWFPDKTRVGWWKNGYPDYFAKVINAANWVGIEVKIGEIVVDLAKSKIEHFYRELDMKTGVLSRDTTIETEDGKRIRIQSSRFCSMANDEAGVIKYQVTPLNFSGEITFKPFIDGDISNKDSNHGEKFWEEIDKETHFAEAYLTLQTKKSPWASVPQFQVCTGMKFSVLKDDKEITFSSLPIKLEKYVACETKISATEGETITIFKYAVNLSSENHQVEKLAVNSKTYLEKITKIGYEDLLAAHVASWEEKWNRNDIIIKGDVSAQQGIRFNIFHLQQTYTGQDARLNIGPKGFTGEKYGGVTYWDTEAYCIPFYLSAADSSVARNLLVYRYNHLQKAIENAQKLGFKDGAALYPMVTMNGEECHNEWEITFEEIHRNGAIAYAIYDYINYTGDEKYLNEYGLEVLIGISRFWSQRITWSENLKKYVMLGVTGPNEYENNVNNNWYTNYLAVWTLKYTLESLQKVKAELTDFDRIANKISFSEETETSRWSHIIENMHFPYDESKEVYLQQDGFLDKELLTVDQITEHRPINQKWSWDRILRSCFIKQADVLQGLYFFEDDFDLDTHRRNFDFYEPMTVHESSLSPCVHTILATKLDKMDKANEMYLRTSRLDIDDYNNDTEDGLHITSMAGTWMSVVKGFGGMRVKNGEIFLDPKLPQQWEGLSFRVGIQKNLLEIKISQSEIEIVNLTGPDFLLNLKGEEVVSISGNTLKKPL
- the pgmB gene encoding beta-phosphoglucomutase yields the protein MKIKAFLFDLDGVIVDTAVFHYQAWKKMANSLGFDIDEEFNETLKGISRMDSLNAILKHGNLEISEEQKLELAARKNADYLELVNTMTPANILPGVSSFLAEAREMGVKIALGSASKNSNLILEKIGVKPLFDAIIDGNQVSKSKPDPEVFVKGAQSLGFENESCIVFEDAFAGVEAAKAANMKAVGIGSPKVLFNADIVISSFEGHSVSEFLNL
- a CDS encoding NUDIX hydrolase, with the protein product MESQKNTWKKLSTQVVYENPWIEVEHHEVLNPSGGNGIYGQVNFKNIAIGIIPVDNELNTWLVGQFRFPIEEYSWEIPEGGCPLGEDILEAAKRELKEETGFSAEKYTMIAKIHTSNSVCREVGYIFLAENLTQGDSEPEETEDLQIKKISLKEAFDLVMNNQITDSLSVAGIMKVAILKGLV